The following proteins come from a genomic window of Nothobranchius furzeri strain GRZ-AD chromosome 1, NfurGRZ-RIMD1, whole genome shotgun sequence:
- the LOC139071330 gene encoding cis-aconitate decarboxylase-like, with translation MGSAAACSRLLSLDPSQCSHALAIAASLAGAPMANAATQSKPLHIGNASRLGLEAALLASRGLEASPLVLDAVAGVAGFSAFYEDYVPQPLESPDDGGHVFLLEEQDMAFKRFPAHLGMHWVADAAAAVHELLVGHGLGQVSPHQVQDILLRVPQSKYINRPFPESEHEARHSFQFNACSALLDGEVTVQSFSPPAMSRPELHFLLSRVRMEHPEDNPANFNRMYGEVQVTLVGGDILKGRCDTFYGHWRNPLTNESLRKKFRSNAEVVLPSEKVERLVEVVEELDRLDDCGALLSQLQ, from the coding sequence ATGGGAAGTGCAGCAGCCTGTTCTCGTCTCCTGTCTCTGGATCCGTCTCAGTGCAGTCATGCCTTGGCTATAGCAGCTTCTCTAGCTGGAGCTCCGATGGCTAATGCTGCCACTCAGTCCAAGCCCCTTCACATCGGCAACGCCTCTCGTTTGGGGCTTGAAGCTGCTCTGCTGGCCTCCAGAGGCCTAGAGGCCAGTCCTCTGGTCTTGGATGCTGTTGCAGGAGTGGCCGGCTTCAGCGCCTTTTATGAAGATTATGTTCCTCAGCCTTTAGAGTCACCTGATGATGGTGGACATGTGTTCCTGTTAGAGGAGCAGGACATGGCTTTTAAGCGTTTTCCTGCCCATCTGGGGATGCACTGGGTAGCTGATGCTGCAGCTGCAGTCCATGAGCTCCTTGTGGGACATGGTCTAGGACAGGTGTCCCCACATCAGGTCCAGGACATCCTGCTCAGAGTCCCCCAGTCTAAATACATCAACAGGCCTTTTCCCGAGTCAGAGCACGAGGCACGCCACTCCTTCCAGTTTAacgcctgcagcgctctgctggACGGTGAGGTGACCGTGCAGTCCTTCAGCCCGCCCGCCATGAGCCGCCCAGAGCTGCACTTCCTGCTGAGCCGTGTTCGCATGGAGCATCCTGAGGACAACCCCGCCAATTTCAACCGCATGTACGGAGAAGTCCAGGTGACTCTAGTTGGAGGAGACATCCTGAAGGGCCGCTGTGACACCTTCTACGGCCACTGGCGCAACCCGCTGACAAACGAGAGCCTGAGGAAGAAGTTCAGAAGCAACGCAGAGGTGGTGCTGCCATCAGAGAAGGTGGAGcggctggtggaggtggtggaggagctggACAGGCTGGATGATTGTGGAGCTCTTCTCTCACAGCTGCAGTGA
- the LOC129156239 gene encoding uncharacterized protein — translation MSPIIFKANLRPSFSTTQLSISLNNFNRNTMAASDGFPASFYGEPGVLGMLSNGISAFLVLLQNFSTAHTGIKPVGVENILAGVHLILIGGLCQLVAGLLSFRKYDHLSGTAFIGYAALWGSYGATRIYYGALFNNQTIPPVSEHMFNGSTTNMMVNTSLQNSTQCHLCVSIEESAIAGLIPYILLSFILAFCSATVNYIMPFVFGAITATLIFEAAALVTGPWALVVSGVLELLILIFAIYGSAALLIKGLTQRLVLKGFGTPLFNVLLLGTTNSTGAQKPGQEKKKNTKYAEPMALGFFCDSIAPFIVAFYSFGYMKSFGLGVAWVSIISVAQLFSSYYAHLRQDSYHTTKFGIHAMYWLIKAWDEFVASALIVEHSQVVAGREAMVGDWFFVVAGLVLCVGSLNMDTLELIHNLLFVLLTVSTIPQIPLQGYYIFFGVACSLFTAVSVYGTFSRLINTIAEKSLIPVGPQPVSSEQLKRALMCRRSQQGEQKELPNSDQASDALFYLTNGVAALSALQSEVSSGNPSFLHLTVPWVLISGGIIQTYVSRLQVTGEGRFGSVISSIYVVVWATWTWFRFAGFQLQLPVLAAYGFTAGGVALLVINAFLMLIGKV, via the exons ATGTCACCT ATCATATTTAAGGCAAACCTTCGTCCCTCCTTCAGCACAACTCAGCTTTCCATCAGTCTGAACAACTTCAACAG AAACACCATGGCAGCCTCAGACGGTTTTCCTGCCAGTTTCTATGGAGAACCAGGAGTGTTAGGAATGTTATCCAATGGGATCAGCGCATTCCTTGTACTTCTACAGAACTTCAGCACAGCTCACACCGGCATTAAACCAGTTGGAGTGGAGAACATACTTGCAG GTGTTCATCTCATCCTGATTGGTGGTTTGTGCCAGCTGGTGGCTGGACTGCTCTCCTTTAGAAAGTACGATCACCTGAGTGGCACTGCCTTCATCGGCTACGCTGCCCTTTGGGGTAGCTATGGGGCGACCAGAATCTACTATGGTGCTTTATTTAACAATCAGACTATACCACCAGTGTCAGAGCACATGTTCAATGGTTCAACCACCAACATGATGGTCAACACTTCTCTTCAAAACTCAACACAGTGCCACTTATGTGTGTCCATAGAAGAGTCAGCCATTGCTGGTCTGATCCCTTATATCCTTCTGTCCTTTATCCTGGCATTTTGCTCTGCCACGGTCAACTACATCATGCCTTTTGTTTTTGGAGCCATCACGGCCACTTTGATCTTTGAAGCAGCAGCTCTGGTGACAGGCCCTTGGGCTCTGGTGGTCTCTGGGGTTCTGGAGCTGCTCATTTTGATCTTTGCCATCTATGGTTCAGCTGCTCTACTCATCAAAGGGCTGACTCAACGTCTAGTTCTTAAAGGCTTTGGGACCCCCCTCTTTAATGTTCTCCTGCTAGGAACCACCAACTCAACAGGTGCTCAGAAACCTGgtcaagagaagaagaagaacacaaaATATGCAGAGCCCATGGCCTTGGGTTTCTTCTGTGACTCTATTGCTCCCTTCATCGTTGCCTTCTACAGCTTTGGGTACATGAAATCGTTTGGTTTAGGAGTTGCATGGGTATCAATCATCTCAGTCGCCCAGCTGTTCTCCAGCTACTACGCTCATTTGCGCCAGGATAGCTACCACACTACAAAATTTGGGATTCATGCCATGTATTGGCTGATCAAGGCTTGGGATGAGTTTGTGGCATCTGCCCTGATTGTGGAGCACAGTCAAGTTGTTGCTGGTAGGGAAGCCATGGTGGGAGACTGGTTCTTTGTGGTGGCCGGCTTGGTGCTCTGTGTGGGAAGCCTGAACATGGACACTCTGGAGCTGATCCACAACTTGCTCTTTGTTCTGCTCACAGTCTCAACAATCCCCCAGATCCCCCTGCAGGGTTACTACATCTTCTTTGGTGTAGCCTGCTCTCTCTTCACTGCAGTCTCAGTCTACGGTACCTTCTCACGCCTCATAAACACCATCGCAGAGAAGTCTCTAATCCCTGTGGGACCACAGCCGGTCTCCTCCGAGCAGCTGAAGAGAGCTCTGATGTGTAGAAGATCTCAACAGGGAGAACAAAAAGAGCTGCCCAACAGTGACCAGGCCTCAGATGCTCTGTTTTATCTCACCAACGGGGTTGCAGCACTTTCAGCTCTTCAATCAGAAGTGTCAAGTGGGAACCCTTCATTCCTTCATCTGACTGTCCCCTGGGTCCTCATCTCTGGAGGCATCATTCAGACCTATGTCAGCAGGCTACAAGTCACCGGAGAGGGCCGGTTTGGATCAGTCATCTCATCCATCTACGTGGTTGTATGGGCAACATGGACGTGGTTTCGATTTGCAG GTTTTCAGCTTCAGCTCCCCGTCCTGGCAGCCTATGGATTCACAGCTGGAGGCGTTGCTTTACTGGTCATTAATGCCTTCCTCATGCTGATTGGTAAGGTCTAG